One genomic region from Cryptococcus gattii WM276 chromosome C, complete sequence encodes:
- a CDS encoding uncharacterized protein (Similar to TIGR gene model, INSD accession AAW42671.1): MLSTRSVAILLALTLGANQNFFEAPAKQVEGTSMKKVFATLFPFESPAWNSILATFYISSIPNFILLAVPASLDMTSLNTMISFATGGLLGDVFLHLVPHAFFGEGHEVGRSLVVEEKRNIVIGGAIFLGFACFFVLDKSMRVLSSSAGGEGSHHSHSHSHSNTHVPSGRSSSIETEKENELRQRKTPVTDSASADSKAASASQDEKAVKETNPSLKLSAYLNLFGDFTHNITDGLAMAASFYSSPALGAVTTIATFCHEIPHEIADYSILIKSGFTKSQAMGSQFFTAVGAFVGTLLGIWIAETSGAGNAGAHGEGIRLNIGEGLFGTSVAGGELVIPMTAGGFLYIASVSVIPELLGESRSGKQALKEYAAMAFGVFCMGVIAWNE; this comes from the exons ATGTTGTCCACCAGATCAGTTGCTATACTATTGGCCCTTACTTTGGGTGCT AACCAAAACTTTTTTGAAGCACCCGCAAAGCAGGTGGAAGGAACATCTATGAAAAAGGTCTTTGCAACATTGTTCCCTTTCGAAAGTCCCGCCTGGAACTCTA TCCTGGCAACTTTTTATATATCCAGTATACCCAACTTTATCCTCCTTGCTGTACCAGCCAGCCTTGATATGACGTCTTTGAACACCATGATATCTTTCGCTACTGGTGGTCTGTTGGGAGACGTCTTCTTGCATTTGGTGCCGCATGCCTTTTTTGGAGAGGGTCATGAAGTAGGCAGGAGTTTAGTGgtggaggaaaagaggaaTATAGTAATTGG AGGCGCCATCTTCCTTGGGTTTGCATGCTTCTTTGTATTGGACAAGAGTATGAGGGTACTCAGCTCCTCCGCGGGTGGGGAAGGGAGTCACCATTCGCATAGCCACAGCCATAGTAATACCCACGTACCCTCAGGTCGCTCGTCCTCTATCGAAACTGAAAAGGAGAATGAGTTGCGTCAACGCAAAACCCCAGTCACCGACTCCGCGTCAGCGGATAGCAAAGCCGCTTCTGCCTCTCAAGATGAGAAAGCAGTCAAAGAAACAAACCCATCTCTCAAGCTTTCAGCTTACCTTAATTTATTTGGCGACTTTACCCACAACATCACTGATGGTCTTGCCATGGCTGCCAGCTTTTACAGCAGTCCTGCTTTGGGAGCGGTCACTACTATAGCAACATTTTGTCACGAAATTCCCCACGAA ATCGCAGACTACTCTATCCTGATCAAATCGGGTTTCACAAAATCTCAAGCAATGGGTTCTCAATTCTTCACCGCCGTAGGCGCTTTTGTCGGTACATTATTGGGTATCTGGATCGCCGAAACGTCAGGTGCGGGAAATGCCGGAGCGCACGGGGAGGGGATCCGCTTGAATATAGGAGAGGGGTTGTTTGGGACGAGCGTCGCCGGCGGGGAACTCGTCATTCCAATGACGGCAGGAG GTTTCTTGTATATTGCAAGTGTGAGCGTGATTCCGGAACTGTTGGGGGAATCCCGGAGCGGGAAACAGGCGCTCAAAGAGTACGCTGCGATGGCATTTGGTGTTTTCTGCATG GGCGTGATTGCTTGGAATGAATAG
- a CDS encoding uncharacterized protein (Similar to TIGR gene model, INSD accession AAW42516.1) produces MTQQHLATFTWGAGAQTVCVAGNFNDWSATATPLKKQPDGSFLAEVSLPWGEKQAFKYVVDGEWKVREDEAKEWDAAGNMNNVYTAPEGPDDKSNVDKSTAAGATGAATSVGAGAAAASAHAKDPATKDATSRSPTTEKATAVPPASKGDTAPASTGGKKTDPEALIAAAAPGAAVGAPILGKPVTGGETDPASGITTSIVIGSATDKTGAAKKDTAKDTLSPGPVPVAVAVPTDKKAGLTEKGTAKDANVPGAIPGSTAASADTAAKADEPINPAVAATTDSTGAVRVTAIDATPQQVEMVAAAANIGEAPTATVGEEHGLAEKAAEYGAAAIATIGSVVGGAAAAVEKATGVDLTHSSPLSIEEARARGIDVAHLQKVDAPTDSTSPQGSAPPASAIAALDEKVAELKSETIGASSTTGMIDQVAVPLPNEQAPKSTSLSLPTSKEVDTLSMDKGLSDWLDYTASYPADGSSALGHTTSSTNDKEKDIKNDIPAQPETVDMNHQAVPAPVFTTIAPKDPKKDRSLESTDLKDTAGTKPIDSAPGVDAREAKREEQLHPTAATGEKPEVAEARKAAAPDTPEDNLKLKSEDVGKGSGAGVGSASNGRAQVPQSGVSAKTPTTATATITETTQPASTATGTPVTPSKTTAATTNGTSVPAAAAGAGGAAAGAAAVGGVGSTTTGASNTAATSTPAGTKATSTPGKESSSQPGSAKKKSGFLSKIKHALSPGHKSK; encoded by the exons ATGACCCAGCAGCATCTCGCCACCTTCACCTGGGGCGCAGGAGCACAAACA GTTTGCGTCGCCGGTAACTTCAACGATTGGTCTGCCACTGCCACTCCTCTCAAGAAACAACCAGACGGAAGTTTCTTAGCAGAGGTTTCCCTTCCATGGGGAGAGAAGCAAGCGTTCAAATATGTGGTGGATGGAGAATGGAAGGTTAGGGAAGACGAGGCAAAGGAATGGG ATGCCGCTGGAAACATGAACAACGTCTACACTGCTCCCGAAGGCCCTGATGACAAGAGCAATGTGGATAAGTCAACGGCGGCTGGTGCTACCGGTGCTGCAACCTCTGTTGGCGCGGGCGCCGCGGCTGCCTCTGCTCATGCCAAGGACCCCGCCACCAAGGATGCTACTTCCAGATCTCCAACTACCGAAAAGGCCACCGCTGTCCCTCCTGCCTCAAAGGGCGATACTGCTCCTGCCTCAACCGGCGGCAAAAAGACCGATCCTGAGGCCCTGATTGCGGCTGCTGCTCCTGGCGCTGCCGTTGGTGCTCCTATTTTGGGCAAGCCTGTCACGGGTGGAGAGACGGACCCCGCCTCTGGCATTACTACAAGTATCGTTATTGGTTCTGCTACCGACAAGACCGGGGCCGCAAAAAAGGATACTGCCAAGGACACTCTCTCTCCCGGCCCTGTCCCTGTCGCTGTTGCTGTCCCTACAGACAAGAAGGCTGGTCTCACTGAGAAGGGTACTGCCAAGGACGCTAACGTCCCTGGTGCCATCCCTGGATCTACCGCCGCTTCTGCTGATACCGCCGCCAAGGCGGACGAGCCTATCAACCCTGCTGTAGCTGCCACCACCGACAGCACAGGTGCTGTCAGGGTGACCGCGATCGACGCAACTCCTCAGCAAGTCGAAATGGTCGCTGCTGCCGCTAACATTGGTGAAGCGCCAACCGCTACTGTTGGAGAAGAGCATGGTCTTGCGGAGAAGGCTGCCGAGTACGGTGCGGCTGCCATAGCCACCATTGGATCTGTTGTGGGCGGTGCAGCCGCTGCCGTAGAGAAGGCGACTGGTGTAGACCTTACACACTCTAGTCCT CTGTCAATTGAAGAAGCCCGCGCACGAGGCATCGATGTCGCCCACCTCCAAAAAGTCGACGCCCCAACTGATTCCACTTCTCCACAGGGTTCCGCACCTCCAGCTTCCGCTATCGCCGCCCTCGACGAAAAAGTCGCCGAACTCAAGTCTGAGACCATTGGCGCTAGCAGCACAACAGGAATGATAGACCAGGTGGCTGTGCCATTGCCAAATGAACAGGCTCCTAAGAGTACGTCGTTGTCGTTGCCGACCTCGAAGGAGGTCGATACTTTGAGCATGGATAAAGGGCTGAGTGATTGGTTGGATTACACAGCTTCTTACCCTGCCGACGGGTCTTCCGCTCTCGGTCACACCACTTCTTCTACAAACGACAAGGAGAAAGACATTAAGAATGACATTCCTGCGCAACCCGAAACAGTCGACATGAACCACCAAGCCGTGCCAGCCCCTGTATTTACCACAATCGCGCCCAAAGACCCCAAGAAGGACCGGTCTCTTGAGAGCACTGACCTTAAGGATACTGCCGGGACAAAGCCCATCGATTCCGCCCCTGGTGTAGATGCAAGGGAGGCGAAGAGGGAGGAACAACTTCATCCCACGGCCGCGACTGGTGAGAAGCCCGAAGTGGCCGAGGCTAGGAAGGCTGCTGCCCCTGATACCCCAGAAGATAACTTGAAGCTGAAGTCTGAGGATGTGGGTAAAGGCAGTGGTGCTGGAGTAGGGTCTGCTTCCAATGGCCGAGCGCAGGTTCCTCAATCAGGTGTCAGCGCCAAAACTCCTACCACTGCTACTGCGACCATTACCGAAACTACTCAACCTGCTAGCACCGCGACTGGAACACCCGTCACACCTTCCAAGACAACAGCGGCGACAACTAACGGAACGTCTGTGCCTGCTGCTGCAGCTGGTGCCGGTGGAGCTGCTGCCGGTGCCGCTGCAGTTGGCGGTGTTGGTTCTACTACTACTGGTGCTTCAAATACAGCCGCCACAAGTACTCCTGCCGGGACCAAGGCTACTTCTACCCCAGGAAAGGAGTCTAGTAGTCAACCCGGATctgcaaagaagaagtctggtttcctttccaag ATCAAGCACGCTCTTTCACCCGGACACAAGTCCAAGTAA
- a CDS encoding RNA binding protein, putative (Similar to TIGR gene model, INSD accession AAW42517.1) has protein sequence MPARGRSTTPKSLTPDRSPARSYPSRSRSPSRSRSRSPIPRKASLRDADNDASGGGKYKVIVVSGLSKNVIKGHLDEIFSEYGRITGIDLPLFKVSGLNKGKAAIEFDNPAAASKAVKCMDGGQLDGSFLNVQRQISEHPLPPPQAPSPRRRSPSPSRSRSPPARRRRSPSPRSCSPSPRRGGPRASYGRRRSYSRSRSPPRYRGGRDSFPGRNSNGFGPGPSGGRGGGGAGRGGFSRGAGPLPPGGRDNGWRRERSPPVPVPVPVRKWGERGAPRRASPEYGRGARSVSRSVSPRGPRGGARSRSPVRRRESVSKSRSPVRRRSRSRARSYSRGRSVSMSRSRSPPPRKRYSPSRSRSRSSTRSMSIDRSRSNTRSPRK, from the exons ATGCCCGCAAGAGGCCGATCAACGACGCCCAAGTCACTCACTCCAGACCGTTCTCCGGCCAGGTCTTATCCCTCTCGATCTAGATCCCCCTCCAGGTCTAGGTCAAGGTCACCCATTCCTCGAAAGGCTTCTCTTCGAGATGCCGACAACGACGCGTCCGGAGGTGGCAAGTACAAGGTCATCGTGGTATCTGGATTGAGCAAGAATGTCATCAAGGGCCATTTGGATGAGATTTTCTCAGAGTATGGGCGAATCACTGGGATTGATTTGCCGTTGTTTAAAGTTT CTGGACTGAACAAGGGTAAAGCTGCAATTGAGTTTGATAACCCTGCCGCGGCGTCAAAGGCGGTGAAGTGTATGGATGGTGGGCAGCTGGATGGATCTTTCCTCAACGTTCAA CGACAGATTTCTGAAcatcctctccctcctcctcaagCCCCTTCTCCTCGTCGCCGATCCCCGTCTCCTTCGCGCAGCCGCTCTCCTCCTGCTCGTCGTCGCCGTTCACCCTCTCCTCGGTCTTGttctccctctccccgTCGAGGCGGTCCTCGCGCTTCTTACGGTCGACGCCGTTCATACTCTCGTTCACGTTCACCACCCAGGTACCGCGGTGGACGAGACTCATTCCCTGGACGAAACAGTAACGGTTTCGGCCCTGGACCTTCCGGCGGCcgaggtggtggtggtgctgGTCGAGGAGGATTCTCAAGAGGCGCCGGGCCACTCCCTCCCGGAGGAAGGGACAATGGATGGAGGCGAGAGAGGAGCCCCCCTGTGCCTGTGCCTGTGCCTGTGCGTAAATGGGGTGAGCGTGGTGCGCCTAGGAGGGCGTCGCCAGAATATGGCCGTGGTGCGAGGTCAGTCTCGCGTTCGGTCAGCCCGCGTGGTCCGCGTGGTGGTGCGAGGTCGCGTTCGCCTGTCAGGCGCCGTGAGAGTGTTAGTAAAAGCAGGAGTCCCGTTAGGAGGAGGAGTAGGAGTAGGGCGAGGAGTTATTCTAGGGGACGGAGTGTTAGTATGAGCAGGAGCAGGTCTCCTCCCCCTAGGAAGAGGTACAGCCCAAGCAGGAGTAGGAGTAGGAGCAGCACCAGGAGCATGAGCATTGATAGGAGTAGAAGCAACACCAGGAGCCCTAGGAAGTAA
- a CDS encoding Hypothetical Protein (Similar to TIGR gene model, INSD accession AAW42728.1), with protein sequence MSRHRPFIDVEASRPEFDRDFVPLVTKTPNPSFKPGQGLNDLPYAKEFQPNEGKWRSIIPEEQAGSDVYKMMISGIVNHII encoded by the exons ATGAGTAGACATCGACCTTTCATTG ATGTTGAAGCTTCAAGGCCAGAGTTCGACAGAGACTTTGTACCCCTAGTCACGAAGACTCCCAATCCAAGCTTCAAACCTGGACAAGGATTGAACGACCTG CCCTATGCCAAAGAATTCCAGCCAAATGAGGGCAAGTGGAGAAGTATCATCCCGGAAGAGCAAGCGGGCAGCGATGTTTACAAA ATGATGATTTCAGGTATTGTGAATCACATCATCTGA
- a CDS encoding uncharacterized protein (Similar to TIGR gene model, INSD accession AAW42669.1) produces the protein MGSDGNANLAPMSYFAVVSHNPPTIMISVAAGKLNDGLKDTSHNIKETSEFCVSIISEPFLEAANFTSIDAPNNVDEWVLSGLTQRPSETVKPPHVAESAFSMECEVLHWYDLIGDKGQPTQAVILGKIKRFQVANQMKVLTERLRPMSRLGGIS, from the exons ATGGGATCTGATGGAAATGCCAAC TTGGCTCCTATGTCTTATTTTGCGGTTGTCAGTCACAATCCTCCAACCATCATGATCTCTGTTGCCGCAGGTAAGCTCAATGATGGCCTGAAAG ACACGAGCCATAACATCAAAGAGACTAGTGAATTTTGTGTCTCTATCATTTCGGAACCCTTTCTGGAAGCTGCAAACTTTACATCAATCGACGCACCAAACAATGTCGATGAGTGGGTCCTCTCCGGTCTCACACAGCGTCCATCAGA GACCGTGAAGCCACCACACGTCGCCGAATCAGCATTCAGTATGGAGTGTGAAGTCTTGCACTGGTACGATCTCATAGGGGACAAAGGACAGCCCACCCAGGCGGTAATCTTGGGAAAAATCAAACGTTTTCAAGTTGCAA ATCAGATGAAAGTGCTTACCGAGAGGCTAAGGCCCATGTCAAGGTTGGGAGGGATTTCGTAG
- a CDS encoding uncharacterized protein (Similar to SGTC gene model, INSD accession EAL21973.1), whose product MPKTLTESEIEATLVKLKAADPDRKVDIIQFFGLQLEDVEELPTNIIDPFLLILPPLIRTPHSLLLSSVLSSFLPYFLPLIPKHPTTHLRLALVQILPALLEKLNDAKERIHSAAGNAIVILGELSWEAEPPVPTSNLNISGSLKPGSLSSSTNTKSKPHETLPHLWERHLKDVLQGKAWRSKVEGMKVLARVRSKEGPKMGLKSWLGILVDLLEDGDGNVRDQARETVVELLSPPSTPSAARSDFKRLLVARNVRKTIADDIITRILSGEPADRSAPAIVNSEAGKEEGASRPGAATPALSQTDDVDIVYIASPHDLEREFHSMLSFFEGKETEENWAPRERSILRIRGMMKGQAHVKYQAAFIAGLKDGIVEGLSKTVLSLRTTVAQQSCYLLKELPEGLGATFDNFVEYLLPILGKMSGFTKKLIADRSQTAVTSIITHTTVHPRIFINHIASGIQEKNVQTRAYSVNHLKTFLIVHSHAKHQIEATPGLNDTLDGAVRKALADVNPGVREVARQAFWRYHEVWRSKAEVLMNSLDGQARKQLEKANPRLTASPAASYPSSSSTDAPSSASTKLQSKKVDLKTMLAERRRAVKEAGKRAQEMNAGSPRVVSNPVPASSGVQHASTTGLPRSSSAVGIERHVHASSPSPVRSPTLSSSAIRTRFSPSPKPIQFPIQKKTEVDSPLRSRSTSLTPDLARSPRKSLSPSSRPGLESDESPLRQVSTYPAADGRYSVGEGRRAVFEFAEVARNGGELEIGGLMLDEGQEGGDEGNTNQEQPPAVQEEVDQDEQSQQPGSELELEQPVSQQGDIFSTSSSGHVPSTPARSIAAPTATPLPSSRNENVNGEKVVSSKVNSEAFQTPLNPRTNALRDSGVIRTPAWKDSPRPEAVTPQMMQKLKERRHERSWWVKRQELLEKASPLKPLTPSPSSAILPDIEALELGAPTFRNLQKIALFCSSHPVRPQPVVEEGEEERRAFEEEKSVWTGLFDRVMDGVIDLLRPDKDKELLEQGLVVLWEIVQHQWPLVDDTQRLCRGLFRLRESHDAVILESSNALISLLVQISDPMLLLFNLRSSLDRFLTNHPVPLSSFADSPDPVTSAISQLSVSSSKESPEKMTRNSGYLFGLTSIGMCVLRLSAPVVVSEGPKLGQIVMEAIKDSSSIIRQAAHSLLLAIQCVIQDSRKTLTFVPALSQGQKDLAVYYMAQNGVLEQIGLHKKAANEGETGGEEERDNMAGELAGLMSRGVIRE is encoded by the exons ATGCCTAAAACGCTAACAGAATCTGAGATAGAGGCTACTCTTGTGAAGCTCAAAGCAGCAG ACCCCGACAGGAAAGTCGATATCATACAGTTCTTTGGGCTTCAGCTTGAGGATGTAGAAGAA CTTCCGACAAATATTATTGaccccttcctcctcatcttaCCTCCTCTCATCCGTACACCCCACTCCCTTTTGTTATCCTCCgttctctcttctttcctccccTACTTCTTGCCTCTCATCCCTAAGCACCCCACGACCCATTTACGCTTGGCCCTCGTTCAAATCCTTCCGGCGCTATTGGAAAAGCTCAATGATGCAAAAGAGAGAATACACTCAGCGGCCGGCAATGCGATCGTCATCCTTGGGGAGCTGAGTTGGGAAGCTGAACCGCCTGTGCCAACGTCAAACCTCAATATTAGTGGCAGTCTAAAGCCTGGAAGTCTATCATCAAGTACGAACACTAAGTCAAAACCGCACGAGACTCTTCCTCATTTATGGGAAAGGCACTTAAAGGACGTTCTTCAAGGCAAAGCTTGGCGGTCAAAAGTAGAGGGTATGAAGGTGTTAGCAAGAGTGAGAAGTAAAGAAGGCCCCAAGATGGGCCTTAAGTCATGGCTAGGCATTCTAGTGGATCTGTTGGAGGACGGGGATGGGAATGTTAGGGATCAAGCTAGGGAA ACCGTTGTTGAGCTCTTATCGCCACCATCAACCCCGTCCGCTGCTCGATCGGATTTCAAAAGGCTGCTAGTTGCGAGAAACGTACGAAAGACGATAGCGGATGATATCATCACACGTATTCTTAGTGGTGAACCGGCTGACCGTTCTGCTCCTGCCATTGTGAATTCTGAGGCtgggaaggaggaaggtgCTAGTAGGCCAGGAGCGGCTACTCCTGCTCTTTCACAAACAGATGATGTGGATATCGTCTAT ATTGCCTCTCCACACGACCTCGAGAGGGAATTCCACTCCATGTTATCTTTCTTTGAGGGTAAAGAGACTGAAGAAAATTGGGCACCAAGAGAGAGAAGTATCCTTCGCATACGAGGCATGATGAAAGGACAAGCGCATGTCAAATACCAAGCTGCTTTCATAGCCGGTTTGAAGGATGGCATCGTGGAAGGACTGTCAAAGACA GTACTCAGTCTGAGGACCACAGTGGCTCAACAAAGTTGTTATCTTCTCAAGGAGCTCCCAGAAGGTTTAGGGGCGACGTTTGACAACTTTGTCGAATACCTCTTACCTATATTGGGAAAGATGTC GGGGTTTACCAAAAAGCTCATCGCAGATCGCTCCCAAACCGCCGTGACATCTATTATTACTCACACTACCGTTCACCCCCGTATCTTCATCAATCACATCGCTTCAGGTATCCAAGAAAAGAATGTCCAGACCCGCGCCTATTCAGTTAACCACCTCAAAACATTCCTGATTGTCCATTCCCACGCCAAACATCAAATCGAAGCGACACCAGGTTTGAATGATACGCTGGATGGTGCGGTCAGGAAAGCGTTGGCAGACGTGAACCCGGGTGTGAGAGAGGTGGCAAGGCAAGCATTCTGGAGGTATCATGAAGTGTGGAGAAGCAAAGCAGAAGTCTTGATGAACAGCCTAGATGGGCAGGCGAGGAAGCAGCTCGAGAAAGCTAATCCGAGGTTGACGGCTTCTCCTGCGGCTTCTTAtccctcttcatcatctaCCGATGCCCCAAGCTCTGCAAGTACAAAGCTCCAGTCCAAAAAGGTGGACCTCAAGACGATGCTTGCAGAAAGGAGGCGAGCCGTGAAAGAAGCTGGAAAGCGAGCACAAGAGATGAATGCGGGGTCTCCTAGAGTGGTGTCGAACCCCGTGCCTGCTTCATCGGGAGTTCAGCACGCTTCCACCACAGGTCTACCGAGATCGAGCTCTGCTGTCGGTATTGAAAGGCATGTACATGCCTCCAGCCCCAGCCCCGTTCGTTCACCCACACTTAGTTCATCGGCTATTCGTACCAGGTTCTCACCCTCTCCCAAACCCATTCAATTCCCTATCCAGAAGAAGACCGAGGTCGACTCACCCCTGCGCTCGCGATCTACAAGCCTTACCCCAGATTTGGCGAGAAGCCCGCGCAAGTCACTGTCTCCATCTTCAAGACCAGGTTTGGAATCGGACGAATCTCCGTTACGGCAGGTCTCGACTTATCCTGCTGCGGATGGGCGTTACTCAGTtggggaaggaagaagagctgTATTCGAGTTTGCAGAGGTGGCTAGAAATGGTGGTGAGCTTGAAATTGGGGGGCTCATGCTGGAtgaaggacaagaaggtGGAGATGAGGGGAATACGAACCAAGAACAACCTCCAGCGGTACAGGAAGAAGTGGACCAAGATGAACAGAGCCAACAACCCGGATCTGAGCTTGAGTTAGAGCAACCGGTATCTCAACAGGGTGATATTTTCTCAACTTCGTCTTCCGGTCATGTGCCATCAACCCCTGCACGATCGATAGCGGCACCTACAGCCACACCGTTACCTAGTTCGCGTAATGAAAACGTCAACGGCGAAAAGGTTGTCAGCTCGAAGGTCAACTCCGAGGCTTTCCAAACGCCACTTAACCCCAGGACTAATGCTCTTAGGGACAGCGGTGTTATCCGTACTCCGGCATGGAAGGACTCTCCAAGACCAGAGGCAGTGACTCCTCAGATGATGCAGAAGTTGAAGGAGAGACGGCACGAGAGGAGTTGGTGGGTGAAAAGACAAGAGT TATTAGAAAAGGCTTCGCCACTCAAGCCTCTTACTCCATCACCTTCATCTGCCATACTGCCTGATATTGAAGCTCTCGAATTGGGCGCACCGACGTTCAGGAACCTCCAAAAAATCGCACTTTTCTGCAGCTCGCATCCCGTCCGTCCTCAACCAGTTGTCGAAGAGGGcgaagaggaaaggagggcgtttgaagaagagaagagtgTTTGGACCGGGCTGTTTGATAGGGTCATGGATGGCGTGATAGACCTCTTGAGACCCGACAAG GACAAAGAACTTCTCGAACAAGGACTGGTTGTCCTTTGGGAAATCGTTCAACATCAATGGCCACTGGTCGATGATACGCAGAGGCTGTGCCGCGGGTTGTTTAGGTTGAGAGAAAGTCATGATGCCGTT ATACTCGAGTCGAGTAACGCTCTGATATCTCTCCTCGTCCAAATATCTGACCCGatgcttcttcttttcaaTCTCCGTTCATCCCTCGATCGTTTCCTTACCAACCATCCTGTCCCTCTCTCAAGCTTTGCGGACAGTCCCGATCCAGTGACCAGTGCCATCTCACAACTGTCAGTCTCGAGCTCCAAAGAATCGCCTGAAAAGATGACGAGGAACTCGGGCTATCTATTCGGGCTTACAAGTATCGGTATGTGCGTATTGAGATTATCGGCGCCCGTGGTTGTTTCGGAAGGGCCGAAACTAGGTCAGATTGTCATGGAA GCAATAAAGGATTCTTCATCGATCATCCGCCAGGCTGCCCATTCTCTCCTCCTGGCCATCCAATGCGTTATTCAAGACTCCAGGAAAACACTTACCTTTGTGCCTGCCCTGTCACAGGGTCAAAAAGATCTCGCTGTATACTATATGGCACAAAACGGGGTCTTGGAACAAATTGGACTTCATAAAAAAGCAGCTAATGAAGGAGAAACagggggagaagaagagagggatAATATGGCTGGCGAATTGGCAGGGTTGATGTCGAGGGGAGTAATAAGAGAGTGA